One segment of Anopheles stephensi strain Indian chromosome 3, UCI_ANSTEP_V1.0, whole genome shotgun sequence DNA contains the following:
- the LOC118511287 gene encoding xanthine dehydrogenase 1-like: MLSTLGSYIWGSTEADSPLAEVTFTINGKPYTVDPRTIPVDTSLNTFIRNHAHLTGTKFMCLEGGCGACIVNVSGVHPVTKEKKSWAVNSCLYPIYACHGLDVKTVEGIGNRKDGYHPIQQRLAHLNGTQCGYCSPGMVMNMYSLMEANRGAISMEDVENAFGGNICRCTGYRPILDAFKSLTVDADEKLLDACQDIEDLTKRTCPKTGSPCAGKCVSAKDRIDPKRPVRMVFEDAREWHRVTQMSDIFAIFEQIGNKPYMLVAGNTAHGVYRRSPSLQVFIDINAVEELHTHSSDANELVVGANVSLTEFMHILDETANKSPNFSHFKHLEKHIDLIANVPVRSAGTIAGNLNIKNQHHEFPSDMYLILETAGAKLTVVETGGKTSVITPADFVRLDMQKKVLKSITLPALDISRYQFRSFKVMPRSQNAHAYVNGAFLVKFAEGGVTVESAKICFGGINPDFTHATATEAFLVGKNMFDAETIQATMNQLSNEIRPDWVLPDASGEYRKNLAMALYYKYLLNVAPEGTVLVKPSFRSGGTVLERPLSSGQQTFDTYERNWPLTKNIPKIEALAQTSGEAKFTNDLPPQPGELYAAFVIATKPHTRIGTIDATDALKYPGVVAFYAAKDIPGTNNFMPPSLGNQEPEEVFCSGEVLYHGQPVGVILAETLNQANHAAGLVNILYERVSQQQPVYPTLKSLVDNQAKARIFDEPSTTTRRGSNYRVKVSAARKVTGRFEMAGQYHYTMETQSCVCVPIEDGMDVHCSTQWVDLCQVAIASMLKVPENSLNFSVRRLGGGYGSKISRAAQVACACALAAHLQNRPVRFVLTIESNMSSIGKRYGCISDYEVDVETSGRIVKLTNNYMQDYGASLNESVGEATTEFFNNCYDTKTWKVVGKAAKTDAPSNTWCRAPGTTEGIAMIENIMEHVAWELGLDPLELRLMNMPEGSKMRELLPQFRKDVEYNQRKADIDTFNVNNRWRKRGIAVSLMRYPLGYFGALHALVAIHAGDGTVSVTHGGIEMGQGMNTKAAQVAAYVLGLPLEKISIKPMTSLTSPNAIVTGGSMTSEAVCYAVKKACEILLERIKPVRDAHKDAPWETITQLCYAGSVDLCATYQYRASELKPYIIWGLSCAEVEVDVLTGNVQLRRVDILEDTGESLSPGIDVGQIEGAFVMGVGYWLTEALVYAAEDGALLTNRTWTYKPPGAKDIPVDFRVRFLQKSSNPAGVLRSKATGEPALNMSIVVLFALRNALRSARKDAGLADDWIPMGTASTPDQVHLLAGNSIEQYKLN, encoded by the exons ATGCTTTCAACACTCGGTAGCTACATCTGGGGCAGCACGGAAGCTGACAG TCCTCTAGCGGAAGTCACCTTCACAATCAATGGGAAACCATACACCG TTGATCCTCGTACGATTCCGGTCGATACGTCACTGAACACGTTCATACGCAACCATGCCCATCTGACCGGTACCAAGTTCATGTGTCTGGAGGGTGGTTGTGGTGCTTGCATCGTGAACGTGAGCGGTGTCCATCCGGTGACGAAGGAGAAGAAATCATGGGCTGTCAATTCG TGTCTGTATCCGATCTACGCCTGCCACGGGTTGGATGTGAAAACTGTCGAAGGTATCGGCAACCGGAAGGATGGTTATCACCCGATCCAGCAACGGTTGGCCCATCTGAATGGGACGCAGTGTGGGTACTGTTCGCCCGGCATGGTCATGAACATGTACAGCCTGATGGAAGCGAACCGTGGTGCGATCTCGATGGAAGATGTCGAAAATGCGTTCGGTGGTAATATCTGCCGCTGTACCGGCTATCGACCGATACTGGACGCGTTCAAATCGTTGACGGTGGATGCGGACGAGAAACTGCTCGATGCCTGTCAGGACATTGAGGATCTAACGAAGCGGACCTGCCCGAAAACGGGAAGTCCTTGTGCGGGCAAGTGCGTTTCGGCGAAGGATCGCATCGATCCCAAGCGTCCGGTGCGGATGGTGTTTGAGGACGCTCGGGAGTGGCATCGTGTGACGCAAATGAGCGATATTTTTGCGATCTTTGAACAGATCGGTAACAAACCGTACATGCTGGTCGCTGGCAATACTGCTCATG GTGTCTACCGACGAAGCCCTTCGTTGCAGGTGTTTATCGACATCAATGCCGTGGAGGAGCTGCACACGCATTCCTCCGATGCTAATGAGCTGGTAGTGGGAGCTAACGTTTCCCTGACGGAGTTTATGCACATCCTGGACGAAACCGCAAACAAGTCGCCAAACTTTTCGCACTTCAAGCATCTCGAGAAGCACATCGATCTGATTGCGAACGTACCGGTGCGCAGTGCGGGAACGATCGCGGGCAACCTGAACATAAAGAACCAGCATCACGAGTTCCCATCGGACATGTATCTGATATTGGAAACGGCCGGAGCGAAGCTGACCGTTG TTGAAACCGGTGGAAAAACAAGCGTCATTACACCGGCAGACTTTGTCCGGCTAGATATGCAGAAGAAGGTGTTGAAGTCGATCACGCTTCCAGCGCTGGACATATCGCGCTACCAGTTCCGATCGTTCAAAGTGATGCCTCGATCGCAAAATGCGCACGCTTACGTCAATGGTGCTTTCCTTGTCAAGTTTGCCGAGGGCGGTGTGACGGTGGAGTCGGCCAAGATTTGCTTCGGAGGAATCAATCCAGAC TTCACCCATGCTACAGCGACGGAAGCGTTCCTGGTGGGCAAAAATATGTTTGACGCTGAAACCATCCAAGCAACGATGAACCAGCTGAGCAACGAAATCCGTCCCGATTGGGTACTGCCGGACGCGTCCGGCGAGTATCGCAAAAACCTTGCAATGGCTCTCTACTACAAGTATCTGCTTAATGTGGCCCCGGAAGGTACCGTGCTGGTGAAACCATCCTTCCGTTCCGGCGGCACCGTACTGGAACGGCCTCTATCGTCCGGCCAGCAGACGTTTGATACATACGAACGTAACTGGCCGCTCACGAAGAACATCCCGAAGATTGAGGCACTCGCCCAAACGTCGGGAGAGGCCAAGTTTACCAACGATTTGCCTCCTCAGCCGGGTGAGCTGTATGCGGCATTCGTGATTGCTACCAAGCCTCATACGCGCATCGGAACGATAGATGCTACTGACGCGCTG AAATATCCCGGCGTTGTGGCTTTCTACGCTGCGAAAGATATCCCCGGCACGAACAACTTCATGCCACCCAGTCTGGGCAATCAGGAGCCGGAAGAAGTGTTCTGCAGCGGGGAGGTTCTCTACCATGGTCAACCGGTCGGTGTAATCTTGGCGGAAACGCTCAACCAGGCCAACCACGCTGCCGGCCTCGTTAACATTCTCTACGAGCGCGTTTCGCAGCAGCAACCCGTCTACCCGACGTTGAAATCACTCGTTGACAATCAGGCGAAGGCACGCATCTTTGACGAACCGTCCACCACAACTCGCCGTGGTTCGAACTACCGCGTAAAGGTATCGGCTGCCCGTAAGGTAACGGGAAGGTTCGAAATGGCTGGCCAGTATCACTACACCATGGAGACGCAAAGCTGCGTGTGCGTACCGATCGAGGACGGTATGGATGTGCACTGTTCGACGCAGTGGGTTGATCTGTGTCAGGTGGCGATCGCATCGATGCTAAAGGTGCCGGAAAACAGCCTTAACTTCAGCGTGCGCCGCCTTGGCGGTGGGTACGGTTCGAAGATTTCCCGCGCAGCTCAAGTCGCTTGCGCCTGTGCCCTGGCGGCACATCTTCAGAACCGTCCGGTACGGTTCGTGCTGACGATCGAATCGAACATGAGTTCGATCGGTAAGCGGTACGGTTGCATTTCCGACTACGAGGTGGACGTGGAGACCAGCGGGCGTATTGTGAAGTTAACGAACAACTACATGCAGGATTATGGGGCGTCGCTAAACGAATCGGTCGGTGAAGCTACGACCGAGTTCTTCAACAACTGCTACGACACCAAGACGTGGAAAGTGGTTGGTAAGGCGGCAAAGACGGATGCCCCGAGCAATACCTGGTGCCGGGCGCCTGGCACAACCGAAGGTATCGCGATGATCGAGAACATTATGGAGCATGTCGCATGGGAGCTGGGATTAGATCCACTCGAGCTACGTCTGATGAACATGCCGGAAGGTAGCAAGATGCGCGAGCTGCTACCACAGTTCCGTAAGGATGTGGAGTACAACCAGCGCAAGGCGGACATCGACACGTTCAACGTGAACAACCGCTGGCGTAAGCGCGGTATCGCGGTGTCGCTGATGCGCTATCCGCTCGGATACTTTGGTGCGTTGCATGCGTTGGTAGCGATCCACGCCGGTGATGGTACGGTCTCCGTTACGCACGGTGGCATCGAAATGGGTCAGGGTATGAATACCAAGGCGGCACAGGTGGCTGCGTACGTGCTTGGATTACCGCTGGAGAAGATAAGCATCAAACCAATGACCAGCTTGACATCTCCCAACGCGATCGTCACTGGAGGTAGTATGACCAGCGAGGCAGTGTGCTAT GCGGTGAAGAAAGCGTGCGAGATTCTGCTGGAGCGCATCAAACCCGTTCGCGATGCGCACAAGGACGCTCCGTGGGAAACCATCACTCAGCTATGTTACGCGGGCAGTGTAGATCTTTGCGCCACCTACCAGTACCGTGCGTCGGAGCTGAAGCCGTACATCATCTGGGGATTGAGCTGTGCCGAGGTGGAGGTAGACGTGTTGACGGGCAACGTGCAATTGCGCCGTGTCGACATCCTGGAGGATACCGGCGAGAGCCTTAGCCCCGGCATCGATGTGGGACAGATTGAGGGAGCGTTCGTGATGGGTGTCGGCTACTGGTTGACGGAGGCGCTGGTATATGCAGCGGAGGACGGTGCACTACTGACGAACCGTACCTGGACGTACAAACCGCCCGGTGCGAAGGACATCCCGGTAGATTTCCGCGTGCGCTTCTTGCAGAAAAGCTCCAATCCGGCTGGTGTGCTGCGTTCGAAGGCAACCGGGGAACCGGCGTTGAACATGTCGATTGTGGTGCTGTTCGCTTTACGCAACGCTCTCCGTTCGGCCAGGAAGGATGCCGGACTGGCGGATGATTGGATACCGATGGGTACAGCATCGACCCCGGATCAGGTCCATCTGCTGGCGGGAAATTCGATCGAACAGTACAAGCTGAATTGA
- the LOC118511289 gene encoding tyrosine-protein kinase transmembrane receptor Ror: MLKVIYILTIAGCLHSPVTFGREQQNHYTSDTSTNGLTFTPSGTAGYARTAGNGGGASYSPNARFNRRKKTEKLHQDGGGSSMQYRDEEDTIEPGVCQVYTGATCEQYLRNQTVFVTPDITMETLEERLKAAYGVIRESKDMNANCRVYALPSLCYSILPLCRTPELTNHQYFANRAAAEAARRAATIGRGKFKSHEKKNNRKQQLLVKAGLLSTPVPPEMGNGPPPFDGTVTTTERLRVYFSGGVTPDLGGRFFDGEIVTENSLPSRQEGERRRGPRSAQPNDYRFVQPGEEVSVLSYTSSSSGPKKSYPPTRNTENLRRICRNDCELLENELCQKEYAIAKRHPTIGQKLPLEECDDLPLQQSVDGTILNGIGGLGSSGDMECMRLGIDLDIKPDDDCYWENGASYRGIMDRTQSSKICMRWSKLMHTMSEFPHLAGHNYCRNPPHAGPMDAPWCYVDMQKTIEYCDIPKCSERMWMYIIIGFVAVISPLFIGIGVFCCRKYRKHGVSNIQNINLPNADKNIYGNSRLNSPIEMTSLIANQASTGAASRNAENGGIQGLTTGQPGNGGNPGQSSQSRNNGISRVPQYTLQDVRFVEELGEGAFGKVYKGELTQKNGERIFVAVKALKENASAKTQADFKREIELISDLKHDNIVCILGVVLKEEPLCMLFEYMAQGDLHEFLIANSPNEGKSLSQLQFLLIAQQICDGMEYLASHHYVHRDLAARNCLVGESLTVKISDFGLSRDIYSSDYYRVQSKSLLPVRWMPSESILYGKFTTESDVWSFGVVLWEIYSYGLQPYYGYSNQEVINMVRARQLLPCPESCPSAVYSLMVECWHEQAVRRPTFPEIGHRLKIWYQAQKRSEQNEQGGFNRKGSMLSVNTNRMSSQGNLNIATPSSSSSHHSLSRNGEGRSDQQQQQQQQQPLLSQPQQRKHHHHSLEREKILRTNQLQHQQQQQQQQMQQSPQVGPLHSVTARPHHQHHQHHHSLDRSNNGNGRMDESASSAGDQFETQSNRSFYHNASASRSNKSIHSMQEPAQHHANHHAGHAHQHHSHGQQPMGGGQQHPQGYKNFSLPRKSIDSGLEYGLDGGDFAGMATSSPGYPAGGATAAGRAEMKARPPKDPHRHHHHHHHHGSGRNSRNRIEAVAGVGSSVSSLPGSSDLASEFDRQAQHIPKNSTQSLVTGNQPMVPQPTTTNTTTTTPGMPPIGRKPSHSGSILSVASSASEQCGTGGGISSFQPGFSSPSPTVGNGVAGDPIMLSQNALMQTSYHEG, translated from the exons ATGTTAAAAGTGATTTACATCCTCACGATTGCCGGTTGTTTACATTCGCCAGTGACTTTCGGTCGCGAACAGCAAAACCATTACACCTCGGACACTTCCACCAATGG GCTGACATTTACGCCGTCCGGTACGGCCGGATACGCACGAACGGCTGGAAATGGCGGTGGTGCCAGCTATTCGCCAAATGCCCGGTTTAATCGACGAAAGAAGACGGAAAAGTTGCATCAGGATGGTGGTGGCAGCAGTATGCAGTACCGGGACGAGGAGGACACGATCGAACCGGGCGTGTGTCAGGTGTACACCGGTGCCACCTGCGAACAGTACCTCCGCAACCAGACCGTCTTCGTGACGCCGGACATCACGATGGAAACGCTCGAGGAGCGGCTGAAGGCGGCGTACGGTGTGATCCGCGAGTCGAAAGACATGAACGCCAACTGTCGCGTGTACGCCCTGCCCAGCCTCTGCTACAGCATACTGCCGCTCTGCCGCACGCCCGAGCTGACCAACCATCAGTACTTTGCGAACCGGGCCGCAGCCGAAGCGGCACGCCGTGCGGCCACCATCGGCCGGGGGAAGTTTAAATCGcacgagaagaaaaacaatcgcAAACAGCAGCTGCTGGTGAAGGCGGGCCTCCTATCGACACCCGTACCGCCAGAAATGGGAAATGGACCGCCACCGTTTGACGGCACTGTAACGACTACGGAACGGCTGCGGGTGTACTTTAGCGGTGGTGTGACACCGGACCTTGGTGGACGATTTTTCGATGGTGAAATCGTTACCGAGAACTCGCTTCCATCGCGCCAGGAGGGTGAACGGCGGCGCGGACCACGTTCCGCTCAGCCGAACGACTATCGGTTCGTGCAGCCAGGCGAAGAAGTGTCCGTCCTGTCGTACACCTCATCGTCGTCGGGGCCGAAAAAATCGTACCCACCGACGCGGAACACCGAAAACCTGCGACGCATCTGCCGCAACGATTGTGAGCTGCTGGAGAACGAACTCTGCCAGAAGGAGTACGCGATTGCGAAACGCCACCCTACGATTGGGCAGAAGCTACCGCTGGAGGAGTGTGACGATCTGCCGCTGCAGCAGAGCGTCGATGGGACGATCTTGAACGGGATTGGCGGGCTGGGCAGTTCGGGCGATATGGAGTGTATGCGGCTGGGTATCGATTTGGACATCAAGCCGGACGACGATTGCTATTGGGAGAATGGGGCGAGCTATCGGGGGATTATGGATCGTACGCAGTCGTCCAAAATTTGTATGCGCTGGTCGAAGCTGATGCACACGATGTCGGAGTTTCCGCACCTGGCCGGGCACAACTACTGCCG aaATCCACCCCATGCAGGACCAATGGATGCTCCCTGGTGCTACGTGGACATGCAGAAAACCATCGAGTACTGCGACATACCGAAGTGTTCCGAGCGGATGTGGATGTACATCATCATCGGTTTTGTGGCGGTCATCTCACCACTATTCATCGGTATCGGTGTGTTTTGCTGTCGGAAGTATCGCAAGCATGGCGTATCCAACATCCAGAAT ATCAACCTGCCCAACGCGGACAAGAACATCTACGGCAACTCGCGACTGAATTCCCCGATCGAGATGACCTCGCTCATAGCGAACCAAGCGTCAACCGGTGCCGCTAGTCGGAACGCGGAAAATGGTGGCATTCAGGGTTTAACCACCGGCCAACCGGGCAACGGGGGCAATCCCGGCCAGTCGTCCCAGTCGCGTAACAACGGTATCTCGCGCGTGCCCCAGTACACGCTGCAGGACGTGCGGTTCGTCGAGGAGCTGGGCGAGGGCGCGTTCGGCAAGGTGTACAAGGGTGAACTGACGCAGAAGAATGGTGAGCGGATCTTCGTCGCGGTGAAAGCGCTGAAAGAGAATGCGAGCGCGAAAACGCAAGCCGACTTTAAGCGCGAGATCGAGTTGATATCCGACCTGAAGCACGACAACATCGTCTGCATTTTGGGCGTGGTGCTGAAGGAGGAACCGCTCTGCATGCTGTTCGAGTATATGGCGCAGGGCGATTTGCACGAGTTTCTGATCGCCAACTCGCCGAACGAAGGGAAATCGTTGAGCCAGCTGCAGTTTTTGCTGATCGCGCAGCAGATTTGCGATGGTATGGAGTATCTGGCGAGCCATCACTACGTGCATCGGGACTTGGCGGCCAGAAACTGTCTGGTGGGCGAAAGTTTGACGGTGAAGATTTCCGACTTTGGGCTGTCGCGTGATATCTACAGTTCGGATTACTATCG TGTACAATCGAAATCTCTTCTTCCCGTACGCTGGATGCCTTCGGAGTCGATTTTGTATGGCAAATTTACGACCGAGAGTGACGTGTGGTCTTTCGGTGTTGTGCTGTGGGAAATCTATAGCTACGGTCTGCAACCATACTACGGATACAGCAACCAGGAAGTGATCAATATGGTTCGCGCTAGACAGCTGTTACCCTGCCCAGAGTCTTGCCCGAGCGCTGTTTACTCACTGATGGTAGAATGCTGGCACGAACAGGCGGTACGGCGACCAACGTTCCCGGAGATTGGTCATCGGTTAAAGATCTGGTATCAGGCACAGAAGAGAA GTGAACAAAACGAACAAGGAGGTTTCAATCGCAAAGGCTCAATGCTAAGCGTCAACACGAATCGCATGTCCTCGCAGggtaatttaaacattgcCACGCCATCGTCCTCGTCCAGTCATCACTCACTAAGCCGCAACGGAGAAGGACGATcagatcagcagcagcagcagcagcaacagcaaccgctTCTTTCTCAACCACAGCAACGCAAACATCATCACCATTCGCTGGAGCGCGAGAAAATCCTACGGACGAATCAATtacagcaccaacagcagcagcagcagcagcagatgcagCAATCGCCCCAGGTTGGTCCACTACACTCAGTCACCGCCCGACCacaccatcagcaccatcagcatcatcattcgCTGGACCGAAGCAACAACGGCAATGGCCGGATGGATGAGTCGGCCAGCTCCGCCGGCGATCAGTTCGAAACGCAGAGTAACCGCAGCTTCTACCACAATGCTAGCGCCAGCCGAAGCAACAAAAGCATTCATTCGATGCAGGAACCAGCGCAGCATCACGCCAATCATCACGCCGGTCACGCCCATCAGCACCATTCCCACGGTCAGCAACCGATGGGAGGAGGCCAGCAGCATCCGCAGGGATACAAAAATTTTAGCCTGCCACGGAAAAGCATCGACAGTGGACTTGAGTATGGGTTGGACGGCGGAGATTTTGCCGGTATGGCAACCAGCAGCCCAGGGTACCCGGCCGGTGGTGCTACGGCCGCCGGTCGGGCTGAGATGAAAGCACGCCCGCCAAAGGATCCACAtcggcaccaccatcaccatcatcatcacggttCGGGGCGTAACAGTCGGAACCGTATCGAGGCGGTCGCTGGTGTCGGTAGTTCCGTATCGTCGCTGCCCGGTAGCAGCGATCTAGCGTCCGAGTTCGATCGTCAAGCACAGCACATACCAAAGAATAGCACCCAGTCGCTTGTTACCGGTAATCAACCGATGGTACCACAgcccactaccaccaacaccaccaccaccacgccaGGAATGCCACCGATCGGGCGGAAACCGAGCCATAGCGGTAGCATCCTTAGTGTCGCCAGCAGTGCGAGTGAACAGTGCGGGACAGGAGGAGGCATCAGTTCCTTTCAGCCCGGGTTCAGTTCACCCTCGCCAACCGTTGGGAATGGTGTCGCCGGGGATCCAATAATGCTGTCCCAGAACGCACTTATGCAAACGTCCTACCACGAAGGATAA